The Leptolyngbya subtilissima AS-A7 genome includes a region encoding these proteins:
- the cysH gene encoding phosphoadenosine phosphosulfate reductase, which translates to MTATLALTASAERLTALAKGLRSVTSSPAWPSLPSAAATPATSAAIVEWAADAFGSGLVMSTSFGIQAAVMLHLVTEVIPNIPVIWVDTGYLPEETYRFADQLTQRLNLNLKFYQSPLSPAHMEALYGKLWATGSVEALNQYDQIRKVEPMGRALRDLGATAWLAGLRSQQTDHRKTLDVVGQQHGIHKILPILHWNSKDVYEYLQAHDLPYHPFFDQGYVTVGDWHSSRPLMASDLDERDTRFQGLKQECGIHLA; encoded by the coding sequence ATGACTGCTACCCTTGCTCTAACTGCCAGCGCAGAACGTTTGACCGCCTTGGCCAAAGGGTTGCGCTCCGTTACTTCCTCGCCAGCCTGGCCCAGTTTGCCAAGCGCAGCGGCAACTCCTGCGACCTCTGCCGCCATTGTCGAATGGGCCGCCGATGCCTTTGGCTCTGGGCTGGTGATGAGCACTAGCTTTGGTATTCAGGCGGCGGTGATGCTGCACCTGGTCACTGAGGTTATCCCCAATATTCCTGTTATCTGGGTCGATACGGGCTACCTTCCCGAGGAAACCTACCGCTTTGCTGACCAGCTCACCCAGCGGCTAAATCTAAACCTCAAGTTCTACCAGTCGCCCCTCAGCCCCGCCCACATGGAGGCCCTCTACGGCAAACTGTGGGCCACAGGCAGCGTTGAGGCCCTAAATCAGTACGACCAGATTCGCAAGGTCGAACCCATGGGGCGGGCACTGCGGGATCTGGGGGCAACGGCCTGGTTAGCGGGGCTGCGATCGCAGCAAACTGACCACCGCAAAACACTCGATGTGGTGGGTCAGCAGCACGGCATTCACAAAATTTTGCCCATTTTGCACTGGAACTCCAAGGATGTTTACGAGTACCTGCAAGCCCACGATCTGCCCTACCACCCGTTCTTTGACCAGGGCTACGTCACCGTCGGCGATTGGCACTCTAGCCGTCCGCTTATGGCCAGCGATTTGGATGAGCGCGACACCCGCTTCCAGGGGCTGAAGCAAGAGTGCGGCATTCACCTGGCGTAG
- a CDS encoding glutathione binding-like protein: protein MIDLYTFTTPNGRKPAILLEELEMPYTIHSVNIGKGEQFAPEFVTISPNSKIPAIVDRDTDLAIFESGAILIYLAEKAGKLLPTETGERIKAIEWLMFQMASVGPMFGQFGHFRNFAPEKLPYAINRYEKETLRLLGVMEGQLAKTPFLAGDYSIADIATYPWVAAAQSPYMELSFDEFPHVQRWVEAIAARPAVKAGMDVLQPTFESQLGVVA, encoded by the coding sequence ATGATTGACCTGTACACCTTTACGACTCCCAACGGTCGCAAGCCCGCTATTCTGCTTGAAGAGTTGGAGATGCCTTACACCATTCACTCGGTCAACATTGGCAAGGGCGAGCAGTTTGCCCCCGAGTTTGTGACCATTAGCCCCAACAGCAAAATTCCGGCCATTGTCGATCGCGATACCGACCTGGCGATCTTTGAGTCGGGGGCCATTTTGATTTACCTGGCGGAAAAAGCGGGTAAGCTGCTGCCTACAGAAACTGGGGAGCGCATCAAGGCGATCGAGTGGCTGATGTTTCAAATGGCGAGTGTTGGCCCCATGTTTGGCCAATTTGGCCACTTTCGCAACTTTGCTCCAGAAAAGCTGCCCTACGCCATCAACCGCTACGAAAAAGAAACCCTGCGGCTGCTGGGCGTGATGGAAGGGCAGCTAGCTAAAACCCCCTTTCTAGCAGGCGACTACTCCATTGCCGATATCGCCACCTATCCCTGGGTAGCGGCGGCTCAAAGCCCCTACATGGAGCTGTCCTTCGATGAGTTTCCCCATGTGCAGCGCTGGGTTGAGGCGATCGCGGCGCGTCCGGCCGTGAAAGCTGGCATGGATGTGTTGCAGCCAACCTTTGAGAGCCAGTTGGGCGTCGTGGCCTAA
- a CDS encoding SDR family NAD(P)-dependent oxidoreductase: MYFDINGKVALVTGANRGIGKAIAASLLQHGATKVYAAVRNLDSAAPLVATYGDSGTDRSANRVIPLRFDLAQPETIAEAAQTATDVALVVNNAGVLRNAGPLAGDAIAALQYEIDMNVFGLMRMAQAFAPVLKANGGGAFVQLNSVASLKSFADFATYAASKAAAYSIT, from the coding sequence ATGTATTTTGATATCAACGGCAAAGTAGCTTTGGTCACGGGTGCCAATCGCGGCATTGGTAAAGCGATCGCAGCCTCTCTCCTGCAGCACGGAGCCACCAAGGTCTACGCCGCGGTGCGGAACCTCGATTCCGCCGCTCCGCTGGTTGCGACCTATGGCGATTCCGGAACGGATCGCTCCGCGAATCGCGTCATTCCCCTGCGCTTTGACTTAGCCCAGCCCGAGACCATTGCCGAGGCCGCCCAAACTGCCACCGATGTAGCGCTAGTGGTCAACAATGCCGGGGTGCTGCGCAATGCCGGGCCGCTGGCTGGAGATGCGATCGCGGCGCTGCAGTACGAGATTGACATGAACGTGTTTGGCCTGATGCGGATGGCCCAGGCCTTTGCCCCGGTGCTCAAAGCCAACGGTGGTGGTGCTTTTGTGCAGCTCAACTCAGTAGCCTCGCTCAAGAGCTTTGCTGACTTTGCTACTTATGCGGCATCAAAGGCGGCGGCCTACTCAATCACTTAG
- a CDS encoding glutathione S-transferase family protein translates to MALGRLINGKWSTEWTERSESGEFQRMPTLFHDWVTADGSSGFKAEPGRYHLYVSLSCPWAHRTVLLRSLKGLQGAIGLSIVDPVISDQGWKFSERFGSIPDSLYGAEYLWQLYTRAKADYTGRVTVPVLWDTQTQTIVNNESRQIIQMLNSAFNEFAEFPQRDFYPEELRPQIDAVMDAIYQPINNGVYRSGFAASQAAYNDAVTELFEALDHWEEVLGQQRYLVGDQITLADWCMFTTLFRFDLAYYGLFKTNLKRLVDYPNLWDYCRELYQQPGVAEWCSAEHVKQLYYAGLPELNPSGIVPAGPAIDYGQPHDRDRI, encoded by the coding sequence ATGGCACTCGGCAGATTGATCAACGGCAAATGGTCCACAGAATGGACAGAGCGCAGCGAATCGGGCGAATTTCAGCGCATGCCGACCCTGTTTCACGACTGGGTCACGGCGGATGGCTCTAGCGGCTTTAAGGCCGAGCCGGGGCGCTACCACTTATATGTATCGCTGAGCTGTCCCTGGGCGCACCGTACGGTGCTACTGCGATCACTCAAAGGGCTGCAAGGGGCGATCGGTCTCTCCATTGTTGACCCGGTCATCAGTGACCAGGGCTGGAAATTTTCTGAGCGCTTTGGCAGCATTCCCGACAGCCTCTACGGGGCCGAATACCTGTGGCAACTCTACACCCGCGCTAAGGCCGACTACACCGGACGCGTCACCGTGCCTGTCCTGTGGGATACGCAGACCCAAACCATCGTCAACAACGAATCGCGTCAAATCATTCAAATGCTGAACTCGGCATTCAACGAGTTTGCAGAATTTCCTCAGCGCGACTTTTACCCCGAAGAGCTGCGTCCCCAAATTGACGCGGTGATGGATGCTATCTATCAGCCAATCAACAACGGCGTGTATCGCAGCGGCTTTGCGGCTTCCCAGGCGGCCTACAATGACGCGGTAACGGAACTGTTCGAAGCGCTGGATCACTGGGAGGAGGTGCTGGGGCAGCAGCGCTATCTGGTGGGTGACCAAATCACCCTGGCTGACTGGTGCATGTTCACAACCTTGTTTCGCTTTGATTTGGCCTACTACGGGCTGTTCAAAACTAACCTTAAGCGCCTGGTGGACTATCCCAACCTGTGGGACTACTGCCGCGAGCTTTATCAGCAGCCGGGGGTGGCCGAATGGTGCAGCGCGGAGCACGTCAAGCAGCTCTACTACGCGGGCCTGCCCGAGCTTAACCCCAGCGGCATTGTGCCTGCTGGGCCAGCGATCGATTACGGGCAACCCCACGATCGCGATCGAATTTAG
- a CDS encoding DODA-type extradiol aromatic ring-opening family dioxygenase — protein MASLPSLFVSHGAPDLPLRSGPTQDFLRSLLQTLPKPEAILAISAHWLTAQPTVSATEQPKTIYDFGGFSQALYELNYPAPGNPKLAEQVASRLDEAGFSARVDRDRGFDHGVWTPLLLAAPKATIPVVQLSLQPHETPLYHYQLGKALAPLRDEGVLIFASGAATHNLGAFDGNYDAPPPAWAVAFDDWLAEAITQAGRSSTNAANDIQALLDYRQHTPYAAKNHPSEEHLLPLFVALGAGGPGKQIHHGFTYGAFSMAAYQFN, from the coding sequence ATGGCTTCTCTACCCAGTCTGTTTGTTTCCCATGGGGCACCCGACCTACCTCTGCGTAGTGGCCCAACCCAAGACTTTCTGCGATCGCTCTTGCAGACCCTGCCAAAGCCAGAGGCGATTCTAGCGATCTCGGCCCACTGGCTCACGGCGCAGCCCACCGTCAGCGCTACCGAGCAGCCCAAGACAATCTACGACTTCGGCGGCTTTTCCCAGGCACTCTACGAGCTGAACTACCCCGCTCCAGGCAATCCAAAACTGGCAGAGCAGGTGGCATCTAGACTCGATGAAGCTGGGTTCTCGGCTCGTGTGGATCGCGATCGCGGCTTCGACCACGGCGTTTGGACGCCGCTGCTTCTGGCAGCCCCAAAGGCCACCATCCCCGTCGTGCAGCTCTCTTTGCAACCCCACGAAACGCCGCTGTACCACTACCAACTCGGCAAAGCCCTCGCCCCCCTGCGCGATGAAGGCGTACTGATTTTTGCCAGCGGTGCCGCCACCCACAACCTAGGGGCCTTTGACGGCAACTACGATGCCCCACCGCCCGCTTGGGCCGTAGCCTTTGATGACTGGCTGGCAGAGGCGATTACCCAGGCGGGTAGGTCTTCAACCAACGCCGCCAACGATATCCAAGCCCTGCTCGACTACCGTCAGCACACCCCCTACGCCGCCAAAAACCACCCCAGCGAAGAGCACCTGCTGCCCCTGTTCGTGGCCCTCGGCGCTGGCGGCCCCGGCAAACAAATTCACCACGGCTTCACCTACGGAGCCTTCAGCATGGCCGCCTACCAATTCAATTAG
- a CDS encoding ACT domain-containing protein, whose amino-acid sequence MVGETNLTRLLSSMQPTLREGEYVFCTVAAPSGLNLDPIGFFREEEGATLILLRHQAEAVGLPYSATFAMVTLSVYSSLEAVGFLAAIATKLASHGISVNPVSAFYHDHLFVPVAQAEAAIALLHELAAESDTSSP is encoded by the coding sequence ATGGTCGGCGAAACCAACCTCACGCGGCTGTTATCGTCTATGCAGCCCACTCTTCGCGAGGGGGAATATGTGTTTTGTACCGTTGCAGCTCCAAGCGGTCTCAACCTCGACCCCATAGGGTTTTTTAGAGAAGAGGAGGGGGCCACGCTGATCTTGTTGCGGCATCAGGCCGAGGCGGTGGGCCTGCCTTACTCAGCCACCTTTGCCATGGTTACGCTCTCGGTGTATTCCAGTTTGGAGGCGGTGGGGTTTTTGGCGGCGATCGCCACCAAACTCGCCAGCCACGGCATTAGCGTCAACCCCGTCTCAGCCTTTTACCACGACCACCTGTTTGTGCCCGTGGCTCAGGCTGAAGCCGCGATCGCCCTACTCCACGAGCTTGCAGCAGAAAGCGACACCAGCAGCCCTTAA
- a CDS encoding glycosyltransferase, whose protein sequence is MINADSSLDRDAQPAPRVVVYTDSLGMGGAEFSLGHLVAAMSGDIAITVMGVSATVVDAIASQRPGAEKIVLPPTGFASIAAHLATLHRLRPDIVHLNLCTPWAGATGLAAALTLPQARVVRVDQLPLRTTDAIALWRTRSLSLRVDAHVAVGEASARRMEDFYALGRNTVISVPNGVPDIEVEPAPGPVLKEPMLVVGSVGRLDAMKAHDILLRAIAQVDDTHVVVWGDGAERQALEQLAHDLGISDRVSLPGWVDNPRAHLPNVDIFVLPSRSEGFPLAIVEAMLAARPVIATRVGSVAEAVIEQETGLLIEKNDVMGLVNALRRLKNDAALCEQMGQRGRAVAVAQFTAQAMAQRYEQIWRQLLASPRSPRLRVPRPRD, encoded by the coding sequence ATGATCAATGCAGACTCGTCGTTAGACCGTGATGCTCAACCTGCTCCGCGAGTTGTGGTCTACACAGATTCTTTAGGAATGGGGGGAGCGGAGTTTAGCCTGGGTCATTTGGTGGCAGCGATGTCGGGGGATATTGCCATTACGGTGATGGGGGTCTCGGCTACCGTGGTCGATGCGATCGCCAGCCAGCGGCCCGGTGCCGAAAAAATTGTCTTACCCCCTACAGGGTTTGCCTCTATCGCCGCCCATCTCGCTACTCTGCATCGGCTGCGACCCGACATTGTGCATCTCAATCTGTGTACGCCCTGGGCCGGAGCCACGGGGCTGGCGGCGGCCCTGACCCTGCCCCAAGCGCGGGTTGTGCGGGTCGATCAGCTACCGTTGCGCACCACGGATGCGATCGCCCTATGGCGGACTCGATCGCTGTCGCTGCGGGTCGATGCCCACGTCGCAGTGGGCGAGGCCTCGGCCCGGCGAATGGAGGATTTCTATGCCCTGGGTCGCAACACGGTCATCTCTGTGCCCAACGGCGTGCCCGACATCGAAGTTGAGCCTGCCCCAGGCCCAGTCTTAAAAGAGCCCATGCTGGTGGTGGGCAGCGTGGGCCGCTTAGATGCGATGAAGGCCCATGATATTCTGCTGCGCGCGATCGCTCAAGTTGACGATACCCACGTGGTCGTGTGGGGCGATGGGGCAGAACGCCAAGCCTTGGAACAGCTGGCTCATGATCTGGGCATTAGCGATCGCGTTTCTCTGCCGGGATGGGTCGACAACCCCCGCGCCCATTTGCCCAACGTCGATATTTTTGTCTTGCCGTCGCGCTCTGAGGGCTTTCCCTTAGCCATTGTGGAAGCCATGCTGGCGGCCCGACCCGTGATTGCCACGCGCGTGGGCAGTGTAGCAGAAGCCGTCATTGAGCAGGAAACAGGGCTACTGATTGAGAAAAATGATGTCATGGGGCTAGTCAACGCCCTGCGTCGCCTCAAAAATGATGCTGCCCTGTGTGAGCAGATGGGTCAGCGGGGTCGAGCGGTGGCGGTGGCGCAGTTTACGGCTCAGGCGATGGCCCAGCGCTACGAACAGATTTGGCGACAGCTGCTGGCCTCACCGCGATCGCCCCGGCTACGGGTTCCCCGCCCCCGCGACTGA
- a CDS encoding sensor histidine kinase gives MKIDFSTILNQKRDTIIELWINAVFNDQQIEATNELTFNAVRDSLPRVLESLAAMMADSEAENFETIDDASLEHGLIRAEQGFEPAEIAREYRLLRSVIFSELEADLVQAEPKDVLWAIRLIDAVIDEAIARCFDSYTQTRMEELDQLRAQMQLTNQELTRLVRASHDNMSKLTHELKTPLTSIIGYADLFLRQQQQTEIKDSYAHLESIERVLRSGRLLLRLINDTLQLQKGDGQIKLKLVTIDPHELIQSVIEIIEPLVRNKGLELKVACDRIPPVVQTDPLRLQQIITNLLSNAIRYTETGHVSIAAETLSDGRWSITVTDSGIGITEAEQKHIFEPYYRVSHRPTPDTEQGTGLGLAIVAQLVNLMQGEILVSSQSGQGSTFTVIFPIEQHGLKQGEPPAPSVAGAGNP, from the coding sequence GTGAAAATTGATTTCAGCACCATTTTGAATCAAAAACGCGACACGATTATTGAGTTGTGGATCAACGCGGTTTTTAACGATCAGCAAATTGAAGCCACCAATGAATTAACTTTCAATGCGGTCCGCGACAGTTTGCCCAGGGTGCTCGAATCTCTCGCCGCCATGATGGCCGACAGCGAGGCAGAAAATTTTGAGACTATCGATGATGCCAGTCTAGAACACGGGCTGATTCGCGCTGAGCAAGGGTTTGAACCGGCAGAAATTGCGCGCGAGTATCGTCTGCTGCGATCGGTGATTTTTTCAGAGCTAGAAGCCGATTTGGTGCAGGCCGAACCCAAGGATGTGCTGTGGGCGATTCGGCTGATTGATGCGGTAATTGACGAGGCGATCGCCCGCTGTTTTGACAGCTATACCCAAACCCGCATGGAGGAGCTAGACCAGCTCCGAGCTCAAATGCAGCTCACCAATCAAGAGCTGACGCGTTTAGTGCGGGCCAGCCACGACAACATGTCAAAACTGACCCACGAGCTTAAAACTCCGCTGACCTCAATTATTGGCTATGCCGACTTATTTCTGCGCCAGCAGCAGCAGACCGAAATCAAAGATTCCTATGCTCATCTAGAAAGTATTGAGCGCGTATTGCGCAGCGGTCGGCTTTTGCTGCGGTTGATCAACGACACTCTCCAACTTCAGAAAGGTGATGGCCAAATTAAGCTCAAGCTCGTCACGATCGACCCTCACGAGCTGATTCAGTCGGTCATCGAGATTATTGAACCGCTAGTGCGCAACAAGGGGTTGGAGCTGAAGGTGGCGTGCGATCGCATTCCCCCAGTGGTGCAAACTGACCCCCTGCGCCTACAGCAGATCATTACCAACCTGCTGAGCAACGCGATTCGTTATACTGAGACTGGCCATGTCTCTATTGCGGCCGAAACCCTGAGCGATGGCCGCTGGTCAATTACCGTCACCGACAGCGGCATCGGCATCACTGAGGCTGAGCAAAAACATATTTTTGAACCCTACTACCGGGTTAGCCATCGCCCTACACCTGATACCGAACAAGGCACAGGCTTGGGCCTAGCCATTGTGGCCCAGCTGGTGAATTTGATGCAGGGTGAAATTTTGGTGTCATCACAATCAGGCCAAGGCTCCACCTTTACAGTGATCTTCCCAATCGAACAGCATGGGCTTAAGCAGGGGGAGCCGCCCGCTCCGTCAGTCGCGGGGGCGGGGAACCCGTAG
- the malQ gene encoding 4-alpha-glucanotransferase, translating to MSFQRASGVLLHPTSFPSRYGIGDLGPAAYTFVDFLAKSGQTLWQILPLGPTGYEHSPYIMNFSTFAGNPLLINLDQLADEGLLKEDELEPLTDVDPEKVDFEKVIAHKTQFLKQAHERFLTTRSPEQQAKFDQFCQEQASWLDDFVLFMALLEAHEGKSWNFWDPAIACREPEALQAQRERLKAQIQYHQFVQFKFFEQWQNLRQYANDKNIKIVGDISIYVCHNSSDVWAAPELFKLDPDTFEPAFIAGVPPDYFSETGQLWGNPVYNWDKAEKTNFAWWIKRFQVTLQYVDIVRVDHFRGFEAYWQVPAGEETAINGEWIEAPGEKFFTALGKALGTLPIMAEDLGIITPEVEALRDRFDFPGMRILMFAFGDDPDNAYLPHNYTRNTVVYPGTHDNDTAIGWWQQASDTEKQFVARYSGYSSPEAIEDINWLLIRTALASVADLAIIPLQDLLDLDGRSRMNDPSRNDGNWRWRYRSSALLTNALSDRLRTLTQLYSR from the coding sequence ATGAGCTTTCAACGTGCCAGTGGCGTTTTACTGCATCCCACCTCGTTTCCCAGCCGCTACGGCATTGGGGATTTGGGCCCAGCCGCCTATACCTTTGTCGATTTTTTGGCGAAGAGTGGCCAAACGCTGTGGCAAATTTTGCCCCTAGGGCCCACTGGCTACGAGCATTCGCCCTACATCATGAACTTCAGCACCTTTGCCGGCAACCCGCTGCTGATCAATCTAGATCAGCTGGCCGACGAAGGTTTGCTGAAAGAGGACGAACTGGAGCCCCTGACCGATGTCGATCCAGAGAAGGTCGATTTTGAGAAGGTGATTGCCCACAAAACGCAGTTTCTCAAGCAAGCCCACGAGCGCTTTTTGACGACGCGATCGCCCGAGCAGCAGGCCAAGTTTGACCAGTTCTGCCAGGAGCAAGCCTCCTGGCTGGATGACTTTGTGCTGTTTATGGCCCTGCTGGAGGCCCACGAGGGCAAAAGCTGGAATTTTTGGGATCCGGCGATCGCCTGCCGCGAACCGGAGGCACTGCAAGCTCAGCGGGAGAGGCTGAAAGCCCAGATTCAATACCATCAGTTTGTGCAGTTCAAATTCTTTGAGCAGTGGCAGAATCTGCGCCAGTATGCCAACGACAAGAACATTAAAATTGTTGGCGATATTTCAATTTACGTGTGCCACAACAGCTCCGACGTTTGGGCCGCCCCCGAGCTGTTTAAGCTCGACCCCGACACCTTTGAACCCGCCTTTATCGCTGGCGTGCCGCCCGACTATTTCAGCGAGACCGGCCAGCTCTGGGGCAACCCGGTCTACAACTGGGATAAGGCCGAAAAAACCAATTTTGCCTGGTGGATTAAGCGCTTTCAGGTAACGTTGCAGTACGTCGATATTGTGCGGGTCGACCACTTTCGCGGCTTTGAAGCCTATTGGCAAGTGCCAGCGGGCGAAGAAACCGCCATCAACGGCGAATGGATTGAAGCCCCCGGCGAAAAGTTTTTTACCGCCCTCGGCAAAGCTCTAGGGACGCTGCCGATTATGGCGGAAGACCTGGGCATCATTACGCCCGAGGTTGAGGCGCTGCGCGATCGCTTCGACTTTCCCGGCATGCGCATTTTAATGTTTGCCTTTGGCGATGACCCTGACAACGCCTACCTGCCCCACAACTACACCCGCAACACGGTGGTTTATCCCGGCACCCACGACAACGACACGGCGATCGGGTGGTGGCAGCAGGCCAGCGACACCGAGAAACAGTTTGTGGCTCGCTACTCAGGCTACAGCTCGCCCGAGGCGATCGAAGATATTAACTGGCTACTGATTCGCACGGCGCTAGCTTCGGTGGCCGATCTGGCGATTATTCCGCTGCAAGACCTGCTGGATTTAGACGGGCGATCGCGCATGAATGACCCCAGCCGCAACGACGGCAACTGGCGCTGGCGCTACCGCAGTTCGGCGTTGCTGACTAATGCTTTGAGCGATCGCCTCCGGACCCTGACTCAGCTCTATAGTCGCTAA